In Xiphophorus hellerii strain 12219 chromosome 4, Xiphophorus_hellerii-4.1, whole genome shotgun sequence, a single genomic region encodes these proteins:
- the LOC116718188 gene encoding AP-2 complex subunit alpha-2 isoform X3, with amino-acid sequence MPAVSKGDGMRGLAVFISDIRNCKSKEAEVKRINKELANIRSKFKGDKALDGYSKKKYVCKLLFIFLLGHDIDFGHMEAVNLLSSNKYTEKQIGYLFISVLVNSNSDLIRLINNAIKNDLASRNSTFMNLALHCIANVGSREMAEAFASEIPRILVAGDTMDSVKQSAALCLLRLNRTSPDLVPMGEWTARVVHLLNDQHLGVVTAATSLITTLAQKSPDDFKTSVSLAVARLSRIVTSASIDLQDYTYYFVAAPWLSVKLLRLLQCYPPPEDTSLRSRLTECLETILNKAQEPPKSKKVQHSNAKNAVLFEAIALIIHHDSEPNLLVRACNQLGQFLQHRETNLRYLALESMCTLASSEFSHEAVKTHIETVINALKTERDVSVRQRAVDLLYAMCDRSNSKQIVAEMLSYLETADYSIREEIVLKVAILAEKYAVDYTWYVDTILNLIRIAGDYVSEEVWYRVIQIVINRDDVQGYAAKTVFEALQAPACHENLVKVGGYILGEFGNLIAGDPRSSPLVQFNLLHSKFHLCSVPTRALLLSAYIKFINLFPEVKGTIQDVLRSDSQLRNADVELQQRAVEYLRLSCIASTDILATVLEEMPPFPERESSILAKLKKKKGSSKLPDMDDSRKNVNGSTEHAEDAEVASKTVFVLQVPSHTFTDDLSVNSAPSSGASLLVDVFSDFSSAAPTEGSDEHFPRFVCKNNGIIYENQLLQIGLKSEYRQNLGRMYVFYGNKTSTQFLSFSTSVSSNDVLGPQLNVQEKPVDPLIEAGAQVQQILNIECVSDFSDAPVLNIQFRYGGTLQNIAVKLPVMLNKFFQPTEMTSQDFFQRWKQLGAPQQEVQKIFKAKNQMDTDVSKAKLLGFGVALLDGVDPNPANFVGAGIIHTKTTQVGCLLRLEPNTQAQMYRLTLRTSKESVSQRLVELLSEQF; translated from the exons ATGCCCGCGGTCTCTAAAGGGGATGGAATGCGTGGTTTGGCTGTGTTCATTTCAGACATCAGGaact GTAAAAGTAAGGAGGCAGAAGTGAAGAGGATAAACAAAGAGCTAGCCAACATCCGTTCCAAATTTAAAG GAGACAAGGCTTTGGACGGCtacagtaaaaagaaatatgtgtGCAAACTGCTCTTCATCTTCCTTCTGGGCCATGATATCGACTTTGGACACATGGAGGCTGTCAACCTGCTTAGCTCCAACAAATACACCGAAAAGCAAATT GGTTACTTGTTCATCTCCGTGCTGGTGAACTCCAACAGTGACCTCATCCGTCTGATCAACAACGCCATCAAGAACGACCTCGCCAGCCGCAACTCGACCTTCATGAACCTAGCCCTGCACTGCATCGCTAACGTGGGGAGCAGAGAGATGGCCGAGGCTTTTGCTTCGGAGATTCCCAGAATCTTGGTGGCAGG GGACACCATGGACAGCGTGAAGCAGAGCGCTGCGCTGTGTCTGCTGCGGCTCAACAGGACTTCTCCTGACCTGGTGCCTATGGGGGAGTGGACAGCACGGGTCGTCCACCTGCTCAATGATCAGCACCTG GGAGTAGTCACAGCAGCCACCAGCCTCATCACCACCCTGGCCCAGAAGAGTCCAGACGACTTTAAGACGTCCGTGTCCCTGGCTGTGGCCAGGCTCAGTAGG ATTGTGACCTCTGCATCCATCGACCTGCAGGACTATACATACTACTTTGTTGCTGCGCCTTGGTTGTCTGTCAAACTGCTGCGCTTGCTGCAGTGCTACCCTCCTCCTG AGGACACATCACTGCGAAGTCGTCTGACCGAGTGTCTGGAGACCATCCTTAATAAAGCCCAGGAGCCGCCCAAGTCCAAGAAGGTGCAGCATTCCAATGCAAAAAACGCTGTTCTGTTTGAAGCCATTGCCCTCATCATCCACCATGACAG TGAACCCAATCTGTTGGTACGAGCCTGCAACCAGCTGGGCCAGTTCCTGCAGCACAGAGAAACTAACCTCCGTTATCTGGCCTTGGAGAGCATGTGCACGCTGGCCAGCTCCGAGTTCTCCCACGAAGCCGTGAAGACGCACATCGAAACTGTCATCAATGCCCTAAAG ACTGAGAGAGATGTGAGCGTGCGCCAGCGGGCCGTCGACCTTCTCTACGCCATGTGTGACCGCAGCAACTCCAAGCAGATTGTAGCGGAGATGCTGAGCTACTTGGAGACGGCAGACTACTCAATCAGAGAGGAGATT GTGCTGAAGGTGGCCATCCTGGCCGAGAAGTATGCGGTGGACTACACCTGGTACGTGGACACCATCCTCAACCTGATCCGCATCGCCGGCGACTACGTGAGCGAGGAGGTGTGGTACCGCGTCATCCAGATCGTCATCAACCGGGACGACGTCCAAGGCTACGCTGCCAAGACCGTGTTTGAG GCCCTTCAGGCTCCAGCCTGCCATGAGAATCTGGTGAAAGTGGGTGGTTACATTCTGGGAGAGTTCGGAAACCTGATTGCTGGTGACCCTCGCTCCAG CCCTCTGGTCCAGTTCAACCTGCTTCACTCCAAGTTCCACCTGTGCTCGGTGCCGACCCGGGCCCTGCTGCTCTCCGCTTACATCAAGTTCATCAACTTGTTCCCGGAGGTGAAAGGCACAATCCAAGATGTCCTCCGCTCAGACAGCCAGCTTCGCAACGCCGACGTGGAgctccagcagagggcagtgGAGTACCTGAGGCTCAGCTGCATCGCCAGCACCGACATACTG GCCACCGTGTTAGAAGAAATGCCTCCGTTCCCAGAGAGAGAGTCTTCCATCCTGGCcaagctgaagaagaagaagggctCCAGCAAATTGCCCGACATGGACGATTCCCGAAAGAATGTCAACGGCAGCACCGAACACGCCGAGGACGCCGAAGTGGCCAGCAAG ACGGTGTTTGTCCTGCAGGTTCCCAGCCACACCTTCACTGACGACCTGAGTGTGAACTCAGCCCCGTCCTCAGGAGCCAGCCTGCTGGTGGACGTCTTCTCTGACTTCAGCAGCGCTGCACCCACAGAGGGCTCAGACGAACACTTTCCCAG gTTTGTGTGCAAAAACAATGGTATTATCTACGAGAACCAGCTTCTCCAGATTGGGCTGAAGTCTGAGTACCGGCAGAACCTGG GTCGCATGTATGTGTTCTATGGCAACAAGACCTCCACACAGTTCCTGAGCTTCTCCACATCAGTGAGCAGTAACGACGTCCTCGGCCCTC AGCTGAATGTCCAGGAAAAGCCAGTAGACCCGCTTATTGAGGCTGGAGCTCAGGTCCAGCAGATCCTCAACATCGAGTGTGTGTCTGATTTCTCAGATGCTCCTGTCCTCAACATTCAGTTCAG ATATGGTGGAACACTGCAGAACATCGCAGTCAAACTCCCTGTGATGCTGAATAAGTTCTTCCAGCCCACGGAGATGACGTCCCAAGACTTCTTCCAGCGCTGGAAGCAGCTTGGAGC TCCTCAACAAGAGGTACAGAAAATCTTCAAAGCCAAAAACCAGATGGACACAGATGTTTCCAAAGCCAAG CTGTTGGGTTTCGGTGTAGCTCTGTTGGACGGTGTGGATCCTAATCCGGCGAACTTCGTTGGAGCTGGAATCATCCACACTAAGACCACTCAGGTGGGCTGCCTGCTCAGGCTGGAGCCCAACACACAAGCAcag ATGTACCGCCTCACCTTGCGGACCAGTAAGGAGTCTGTATCTCAGCGGCTGGTTGAGCTGCTGTCTGAACAGTTTTAG